One window of Stenotrophomonas indicatrix genomic DNA carries:
- a CDS encoding homocysteine S-methyltransferase family protein, which yields MPALPWLHPERVELLLAALRDRILIIDGAMGTMIQRHGLQEDDYRGERFAGGYDHAHGPGCDHGGTPQGHDLKGNNDLLLLTRPEVIAGIHTAYLEAGADLVETNTFNATSVSQADYHLEHLVYELNKAGAAVARACCDAVAATTPDKPRFVIGVLGPTSRTASISPDVNDPGFRNTSFDELRGTYREAIDGLIDGGADTIMVETIFDTLNAKAALYAIEEAFDARGARLPIMISGTITDASGRTLSGQTAEAFQASLAHARPLSIGLNCALGADAMRPHVETLSQVSDCYVSAHPNAGLPNAFGEYDETPEEMAATLRGFAEDGLLNLVGGCCGSTPDHIRAIALAVAGLPPRALPATQVRAA from the coding sequence ATGCCCGCCCTGCCCTGGCTACACCCGGAACGTGTGGAATTGCTGCTCGCTGCCCTGCGTGATCGCATCCTGATCATCGACGGTGCGATGGGCACGATGATCCAGCGACACGGCCTGCAGGAAGACGATTACCGGGGCGAGCGCTTCGCCGGCGGCTACGACCACGCCCATGGCCCCGGCTGCGACCATGGCGGAACACCGCAAGGCCACGACCTGAAAGGCAACAACGACCTGTTGCTGCTGACCCGGCCGGAGGTCATCGCCGGCATCCATACCGCGTACCTGGAAGCGGGCGCGGACCTGGTGGAAACCAATACCTTCAACGCCACCTCGGTCAGCCAGGCCGACTACCACCTCGAACACCTGGTGTACGAGCTGAACAAGGCGGGCGCTGCCGTTGCCCGTGCCTGTTGTGATGCGGTGGCGGCGACCACGCCGGACAAGCCGCGCTTCGTCATCGGCGTGCTCGGCCCGACCAGCCGCACCGCCTCGATCAGCCCGGATGTCAATGATCCCGGCTTCCGCAACACCAGTTTCGATGAGCTGCGCGGTACCTACCGCGAAGCCATTGACGGCCTGATCGATGGTGGCGCCGACACGATCATGGTCGAGACCATCTTCGATACGCTCAATGCCAAGGCCGCGCTGTACGCCATCGAGGAGGCCTTCGATGCACGTGGCGCACGGCTGCCGATCATGATCTCCGGCACCATCACCGATGCTTCCGGGCGCACCCTGTCCGGACAGACCGCCGAGGCGTTCCAGGCGTCACTCGCGCATGCACGGCCATTGTCGATCGGCCTGAACTGCGCACTCGGCGCCGATGCCATGCGTCCGCACGTGGAAACCCTGTCGCAGGTGTCGGACTGCTACGTCAGTGCCCATCCCAATGCCGGCCTGCCCAATGCCTTCGGCGAGTACGACGAAACGCCCGAGGAAATGGCCGCCACCCTGCGTGGCTTTGCCGAAGATGGCCTGCTCAACCTGGTCGGCGGCTGCTGTGGCTCCACCCCGGACCACATCCGCGCGATCGCGCTGGCGGTGGCCGGGCTGCCGCCGCGCGCCCTGCCTGCCACCCAGGTGCGGGCGGCATGA
- a CDS encoding acyl-CoA dehydrogenase family protein: MDFSFTEEQLMLQDVARRIAQEKIAPSAEHHDRTGEFPLDNIRLLGENGLMGIEVPTEYGGAGMDPIAYVLAMVEVAAGDAAHSTIMSVNNSLFCNGILTHGSEAQKQKYVRAIAEGEAIGAFALTEPQSGSDATAMRCRAIKQADGSYVINGKKSWITSGPVAKYIVLFAMSEPDKGARGITAFMVDTDKAGFGRGKTEPKLGIRASATCEIEFNDYVAQPEDVLGQEGEGFKIAMGVLDAGRIGIASQAIGIARAAYEATLEYVKDRKAFGAAIGTFQMTQAKIADMKCKLDAALLLTLRAAWVKGEGKRFSNEAAIAKLTASEAAMWITHQAVQIHGGMGYSKEMPLERYFRDAKITEIYEGTSEIQRLVIARNETGLR, from the coding sequence GTGGATTTCAGCTTTACCGAAGAGCAGTTGATGCTGCAGGACGTTGCGCGCCGGATCGCGCAGGAAAAGATCGCCCCGAGTGCGGAGCACCATGACCGTACTGGCGAGTTCCCGCTGGACAACATCCGCCTGCTGGGCGAGAACGGCCTGATGGGCATCGAAGTGCCGACCGAATACGGTGGCGCGGGCATGGACCCGATCGCATACGTGCTGGCGATGGTGGAGGTCGCCGCCGGTGATGCTGCGCACTCGACCATCATGTCGGTCAACAATTCGCTGTTCTGCAACGGCATCCTGACCCATGGCAGCGAAGCTCAGAAGCAGAAATACGTGCGCGCCATCGCCGAGGGCGAGGCCATCGGTGCGTTCGCGCTGACCGAGCCGCAGTCGGGCTCGGACGCCACAGCGATGCGTTGCCGTGCGATCAAGCAGGCCGATGGCAGCTATGTCATCAACGGCAAGAAGAGCTGGATCACCTCCGGACCGGTGGCCAAGTACATCGTGCTGTTCGCGATGAGCGAGCCGGACAAGGGCGCGCGTGGCATCACCGCGTTCATGGTCGACACCGACAAGGCCGGTTTCGGCCGCGGCAAGACCGAACCGAAGCTGGGCATCCGTGCCTCGGCCACCTGCGAGATCGAGTTCAACGATTACGTGGCGCAGCCCGAAGACGTGCTGGGCCAGGAAGGCGAGGGCTTCAAGATCGCCATGGGCGTACTTGACGCCGGTCGTATCGGCATCGCCTCGCAGGCGATCGGCATCGCCCGTGCCGCCTATGAGGCGACCCTGGAGTACGTGAAGGACCGCAAGGCCTTCGGTGCGGCCATCGGCACCTTCCAGATGACCCAGGCGAAGATCGCCGACATGAAGTGCAAGCTGGATGCGGCGCTGCTGCTGACCTTGCGTGCGGCGTGGGTGAAGGGTGAGGGCAAACGCTTCAGCAACGAGGCGGCCATCGCCAAGCTGACTGCATCGGAAGCGGCGATGTGGATCACCCATCAGGCCGTGCAGATCCATGGCGGCATGGGCTATTCCAAGGAAATGCCGCTGGAGCGCTACTTCCGTGATGCCAAGATCACCGAGATCTACGAAGGCACCTCGGAGATCCAGCGCCTGGTGATCGCCCGCAACGAGACCGGGCTGCGTTGA
- a CDS encoding ArsR/SmtB family transcription factor, whose product MDLEDWSTRLKVFADATRVRLLALLEQEELTVAELSAITRLAQPRVSTHLARLKEAGLVRDRRAGVSAYYRFDEAQLDPAQRALWHALSNGSDDPLLRQDAERVAAVLAHRASDQNWADSVAGDMERHYSPGRTWEALARTALPLLETGDVLDIASGDGVLAELVAPHARRYVCIDTSARVVAAASERLRRLPNVEVREGDMHALPFKDRSFDLVVLMHALTYASKPAQAVTEAARVLRPGGRLLLCSLARHEHKAAVDAYGHVNLGFSDKELKKFVDKAGLQVSNLETVTREKRPPHFEVISLIANKP is encoded by the coding sequence ATGGATCTGGAAGACTGGTCGACCCGCCTGAAGGTGTTCGCCGATGCTACCCGGGTGCGCCTGCTGGCGCTGCTGGAGCAGGAAGAACTGACTGTGGCCGAGCTTTCGGCCATCACCCGGTTGGCGCAGCCGCGGGTATCGACGCATCTGGCACGCCTGAAGGAAGCCGGCCTGGTGCGCGATCGCCGTGCAGGCGTATCGGCGTACTACCGTTTCGACGAAGCCCAGCTGGATCCGGCGCAGCGTGCATTGTGGCATGCCCTGAGCAACGGAAGCGATGACCCGTTGCTGCGCCAGGACGCTGAACGGGTCGCTGCGGTGCTCGCCCACCGCGCTTCCGACCAGAACTGGGCCGACAGCGTGGCCGGTGACATGGAACGCCACTACTCCCCGGGCCGCACCTGGGAAGCACTGGCACGTACCGCGCTACCGTTGCTGGAAACCGGCGACGTGCTGGATATCGCCTCCGGCGACGGTGTGCTGGCCGAACTGGTCGCACCGCACGCCAGGCGTTATGTCTGCATCGACACCAGCGCGCGCGTGGTGGCCGCCGCCAGCGAACGCCTGCGCCGCCTGCCGAACGTGGAAGTCCGCGAGGGCGACATGCATGCCCTGCCCTTCAAGGACCGCAGCTTCGACCTGGTCGTGCTGATGCACGCACTGACCTACGCCAGCAAGCCGGCGCAGGCGGTGACCGAAGCTGCGCGCGTGCTGCGCCCGGGCGGTCGCCTGCTGCTGTGCAGCCTGGCCCGCCACGAGCACAAGGCTGCGGTCGATGCCTATGGCCACGTCAACCTCGGCTTCAGCGACAAGGAGCTGAAGAAGTTCGTCGACAAGGCCGGCCTGCAGGTCTCCAACCTGGAAACGGTCACCCGCGAAAAGCGTCCACCGCATTTCGAAGTGATTTCGCTGATCGCCAACAAGCCCTGA